TCGGTTCTCTGTAACATAATTGTAACATTGGGGCGCGAACCTAGTATTGCAGTCGCAAACACCGATCACACGATTCGCGAATCATGTCCAATCAGGATCAGGAGAAACATTCTGCAGAACCGGCTTTCAAGGAACGCCGGGCGATACTCTTTGGTCAGGATTCGGATAGCATCATCAAATCCTTCTTCGGTAGCAGCGCAATGGTGGCTATCGTGGTCCTCGCGCTGATTACCATTTTCCTCTTCAAGGAAGGTGCTGGCTTTATTCAACTCTATCATAAAAGCCTGCAGGAATACCGTCTCTCCGGTCTCGAGTATGTCGACATTCTGAAGGAAAAACGGGAAGGCTACACATCGCTGACCCGCTACCTCAACGACGTCAAAGCCGATTGGATTAACGCCCTCAAGGCGGAAGGCCTTCCCCAGTCGGAGATCAACAAGCGGGTGATGTCGCCCGAAGCGAAGGAGTTTTTCTTCGGTTACATGCGCGCGGGGTCCGAGTTACGCCGCTTCGTGAAAACGAAAATGGATTCGGCGATCGAGGCACGCGACCAGCACACCACGAACGAGAACTTAAGAACCACCCTGGCGAACTACTCCGACCGGATCGAACGGATCCGTGATCCCGACAATGCGTTTACCGAAGAGGACCGTTCAAAATACCAGCTCCGCCTGCGGGAGTATGCTCAGGACAACCTCACCAGCGATGCCAATGCCAGCAGCATGCAGCAGCGCGCCGAGGAACTCAAAGAGGGCGCAGCCATCGAACCTGAGGACCGTCAGACCTTCATCATGTTGCTGGAAGATGAATACGACCGTATCGAATCGACTATCCAGCCCATCGATTTCAGCAAGACGATCAACCGCGTAACCGACGAACAGGAGGCCTACCGGGAAGTCATCAATAGTCTGCGGGAAAAGCTCATTGCGGCCAACGCAACGGCGGATGCCATCGACTTTGACAACGAAGCCATCGAATCCCGCATTCAAAAATTCAAGGGGCTCAACCAGATCTTCTTCGACAGCTTCGAGCCACACCTGGCGAAACTTGCGGCTTGGGACCAAAACGCGAAAGTTTCCATCTGGCAGGCACTGGGAGCCTTCCTGGCCGGGAGGGACTGGATTACCGCCAGTGATCAGCAAGACTGGTATGGGCTGTTGCCCCTGCTCTCCGGCTCGCTCCTTATCTCGGCCATCGCCATGTTTTTTGCGATTCCTTTCGGCGTGGGTGCCGCCATCTACGTCAACCAAATCGCGGGTCCGACCGAACGCAATTTCATCAAGCCCTATATCGAATTCGTCTCGGCGATACCTTCGGTGGTGATCGGCTTCTTCGGCGTGGTGGTTTTTGGCGAGGCCATTCGCCTGCTCTCGCAGCAGGAATTCATGCAGTGGGTGCCTTTCTTCCCCGTGCAGGAACGCCTGAATGCCTTCACGGCCGGCTGCCTGCTCGCGCTCATGGCGATCCCGACGATTTTCACTCTGGCAGAGGACGCGATCAACAACGTCCCCCGGCACTTGAAAGAAGCTTCGTTGGCAATGGGTGCCACCCGCTTGCAGACGACGATGCGGGTAATCGTACCGACAGCACTCTCCGGCATCATTTCCGCGATCATGCTCGGCTTTGGTCGTGTGATCGGGGAAACCATGGTCGTCCTGCTTTGCGCCGGCAACCGGATCCGCATTCCGGATTTCACCGAAGGACTTGGCGTTTTCTTCGAACCGGTGCATACCATGACCGGAATCATCGCCCAGGAAATGGGGGAAGTCGTGCATGGCAGTCTGCACTACCGCGCTCTTTTTATGGTGGGCATTGTGCTCTTCTTTGTCTCCCTGCTG
This DNA window, taken from Coraliomargarita sinensis, encodes the following:
- the pstC gene encoding phosphate ABC transporter permease subunit PstC, whose amino-acid sequence is MSNQDQEKHSAEPAFKERRAILFGQDSDSIIKSFFGSSAMVAIVVLALITIFLFKEGAGFIQLYHKSLQEYRLSGLEYVDILKEKREGYTSLTRYLNDVKADWINALKAEGLPQSEINKRVMSPEAKEFFFGYMRAGSELRRFVKTKMDSAIEARDQHTTNENLRTTLANYSDRIERIRDPDNAFTEEDRSKYQLRLREYAQDNLTSDANASSMQQRAEELKEGAAIEPEDRQTFIMLLEDEYDRIESTIQPIDFSKTINRVTDEQEAYREVINSLREKLIAANATADAIDFDNEAIESRIQKFKGLNQIFFDSFEPHLAKLAAWDQNAKVSIWQALGAFLAGRDWITASDQQDWYGLLPLLSGSLLISAIAMFFAIPFGVGAAIYVNQIAGPTERNFIKPYIEFVSAIPSVVIGFFGVVVFGEAIRLLSQQEFMQWVPFFPVQERLNAFTAGCLLALMAIPTIFTLAEDAINNVPRHLKEASLAMGATRLQTTMRVIVPTALSGIISAIMLGFGRVIGETMVVLLCAGNRIRIPDFTEGLGVFFEPVHTMTGIIAQEMGEVVHGSLHYRALFMVGIVLFFVSLLINYSAQWVVKRYRKIGD